CAACGACCGCGTCGGGCTGCTCGCGTTCTCGTCCGAAGTGGAGCGCTACGTCCCGCCGAACAAAGGCCCGCGCCACGTCCTCCGGCTGCTGCGCGACATCCTCGCGTTCGACCCCAAGCACCCCGGAACGGACCTCGCCGCGGCGCTCGACTACCTCAACAAAGTGCAGCGCCGGCGGGCCATCGTGTTCTTCATGAGCGACTTCATCGGAAAGGGGTTCGAGGGGGCGTTCCGCCGGGCCGCGCACAAGCACGACCTGATCGCGGTGCGCACGAGCGACCCGCGCGAGCGCGTGTGGCCCGCGGTGGGGTTGGTGCGGTTGCAAGACGCCGAGACCGGTCAGCAAGTGCTAGTAGATACCAGTGACCGGCGCGTCCGGGAGGAGTTCGCCGCTGCCACGAAGGTGCGCGACGAAGCGTTCGCCAAACTCGCACGCGGGTGTCAGGCCGACTTGATCGAAGCGGGAACGGATGGCGATCACTTCGATGCGCTGTTGAGCTTCTTCCGCAAGCGCGACCGCCGCCGGAGGCACGGGTAGAGATGTCGACCCATACGAGAACCCGAATCGCGGTCGTGGCACTGGTGGTTCTGCTCACCGGTTCTGAGTCGGCTCGGGCGCAGCCGGCGAACGTCGTCGCCTCCGCGGAGGTGAACCCGCGCCAAGTGAAGTTGTCGCAGTCGGTTCGTGTGACGCTCGCGCTCGAAGGCCCCGCGCCCCTGCGCGGGGCCGTGGAACTCCCGAAGCAGTTACTCACGGCCGACGC
The Gemmata palustris DNA segment above includes these coding regions:
- a CDS encoding DUF58 domain-containing protein, which gives rise to MLPADVLRQVRRLHLRARRLVQTLLGGEYHSAFKGAGLSFEEVREYQAGDDVRTIDWNVTARVGHPFIKRFVEERELTMILAVDVSASQGFGTRQLTKRSAAAELAALLALCAVSNNDRVGLLAFSSEVERYVPPNKGPRHVLRLLRDILAFDPKHPGTDLAAALDYLNKVQRRRAIVFFMSDFIGKGFEGAFRRAAHKHDLIAVRTSDPRERVWPAVGLVRLQDAETGQQVLVDTSDRRVREEFAAATKVRDEAFAKLARGCQADLIEAGTDGDHFDALLSFFRKRDRRRRHG